From Brucella pseudogrignonensis, a single genomic window includes:
- a CDS encoding aldehyde dehydrogenase family protein — MVMSVVVKPQPLNGLEVREFSMLIDGKWVSSQSGETIERVAPGHGVTVSRYPAGNKADVERAVASARKAFDDGRWSSKTASQRSLILLKAEDLIEARAEELAYLDAIEAGKPISQVRGEIAGSVDIWRYAAALARDLHGESYNNLGDGTLGVVLREAIGVVSIITPWNFPFLIVGQKLPFALAAGCTALVKPSELTSGSTLLLGEILAEAGVPDGVVNIITGTGADVGQHMSTHPDVDMVSFTGSTGVGKLTMANAAQTLKKVSLELGGKNPQILFPDADMDAFIDAAVFGAWFNAGECCNAGSRLIVHRSIVDEIVGRVADLSKKVIVGDPLDVSTQVGAIITPQHLSKVGTYVDQAKKAGAAIAHGGDVLDLGLGQYMGPTIIAGVKADMVVAREEVFGPVLSVLSFDTVDEAISIANAVDYGLSAGVWSRDFDTCMTIGRKVRAGTVWMNTFMDGTPELPFGGYRQSGLGRELGRHAVEDYTETKTLNMHIGARTGWWMPQAK, encoded by the coding sequence ATGGTGATGAGCGTAGTCGTAAAACCGCAGCCGCTGAATGGGCTGGAAGTGCGTGAATTCTCGATGCTGATTGATGGCAAATGGGTTAGCAGCCAAAGCGGTGAAACAATTGAACGTGTCGCGCCCGGCCATGGCGTCACGGTAAGCCGCTATCCTGCTGGCAATAAGGCCGATGTGGAACGCGCGGTTGCGAGCGCGCGTAAGGCTTTCGATGACGGGCGCTGGTCGTCTAAAACCGCATCGCAACGTTCGCTGATCTTGTTGAAAGCCGAGGATCTGATTGAAGCGCGGGCAGAGGAACTTGCTTATCTCGATGCAATTGAAGCGGGTAAGCCGATTTCTCAAGTGCGCGGCGAGATTGCAGGGTCGGTAGACATTTGGCGCTATGCGGCAGCACTGGCGCGTGATCTGCATGGTGAGAGCTACAATAATCTGGGCGATGGGACGCTTGGTGTCGTGCTGCGCGAGGCGATTGGCGTTGTCTCGATCATTACGCCGTGGAATTTCCCGTTCCTGATCGTGGGACAAAAGCTGCCATTTGCGCTTGCTGCGGGTTGTACGGCATTGGTGAAACCATCGGAACTGACGTCTGGTTCGACTTTGTTGCTTGGTGAAATTCTGGCTGAAGCAGGCGTCCCTGACGGTGTCGTCAACATCATCACCGGAACGGGCGCTGATGTCGGCCAGCATATGAGCACGCATCCAGATGTGGACATGGTGTCGTTTACCGGCTCCACAGGGGTGGGTAAGCTGACCATGGCCAATGCCGCGCAAACGCTGAAAAAAGTATCGCTGGAGCTTGGCGGTAAAAACCCGCAAATCCTGTTCCCGGATGCGGATATGGATGCCTTTATCGATGCAGCCGTTTTCGGAGCATGGTTCAATGCGGGCGAGTGCTGTAATGCTGGTTCGCGGCTGATCGTGCATCGCTCGATTGTCGATGAGATTGTTGGGCGCGTTGCTGATCTTTCGAAAAAGGTGATCGTCGGCGATCCCCTCGATGTTAGTACGCAGGTGGGCGCGATCATCACGCCGCAGCATTTGAGCAAGGTTGGCACCTATGTCGATCAGGCCAAAAAGGCGGGCGCTGCAATTGCCCATGGCGGCGATGTGCTGGATCTCGGCCTTGGCCAATATATGGGGCCGACCATCATTGCAGGCGTGAAAGCCGACATGGTCGTGGCGCGTGAAGAAGTATTCGGGCCGGTTCTGTCGGTGCTGTCTTTTGATACGGTGGATGAGGCGATCTCCATTGCCAACGCGGTTGATTATGGCTTGTCGGCTGGCGTGTGGAGCCGCGATTTCGATACCTGCATGACCATTGGCCGCAAGGTGCGGGCTGGCACAGTCTGGATGAACACTTTCATGGATGGCACGCCGGAACTGCCTTTTGGCGGTTATCGCCAGTCGGGTCTGGGCCGCGAATTGGGTCGTCATGCGGTGGAGGATTACACGGAAACCAAGACGCTCAATATGCATATCGGTGCGCGTACCGGCTGGTGGATGCCGCAAGCAAAATAA
- a CDS encoding GMC family oxidoreductase, with translation MGGQPDIVIIGSGIGGATMAAGLAASGADILILEAGEHLPDRPENRDPRAIFQRGFFRPKEFWYETDGTPFNPGNYYNVGGNSKFYGAVLVRYRREDFEELAHLEGVSPAWPFAYDELEPWYCKAEELFQVRGELGDDPTEPYHSKPYSYPAIRDESPIADLRARLKKAGLHPASLPLGVDIERWLAKAKTPWDAHPNSNDGKMDAETCPLAFALKHPNVRLETSARVTKLETGPDGKTILAVHYVKNGEALVLRPKLVILSAGAVQSAALLLRSGLANRSDQVGRNFMNHNSSAVIGFDPRYRNDSVYQKTFGFNDYYLSDGAGGPPLGNVQLLGRVSGAILKANMRQVPEWMLNRIAGHTIDFYAMSEDLPSPESRVSVDGDRIILHWVRSNWKAHLMLVDKLKSALRAAGFPVVLSRAFDRRTPSHQCGTVRIGNDCATAPLDPYCRAYDHPNLYVVDASFLPTSAAVNPALTIAAQALRVADHIHAEALA, from the coding sequence TTGGGAGGACAGCCGGATATTGTCATTATCGGATCAGGCATCGGCGGCGCAACGATGGCCGCTGGTCTGGCCGCGTCTGGTGCAGATATTCTCATTCTGGAGGCGGGCGAGCATTTGCCGGACAGACCCGAAAACCGCGACCCACGCGCCATTTTCCAGCGTGGTTTCTTTCGCCCGAAAGAGTTCTGGTATGAGACGGATGGTACGCCGTTTAATCCCGGAAATTATTACAATGTCGGCGGCAATTCCAAATTCTATGGCGCAGTGCTGGTGCGCTATCGGCGCGAGGATTTTGAGGAGCTTGCGCATCTGGAAGGCGTGTCTCCGGCGTGGCCCTTCGCCTATGATGAGCTTGAGCCCTGGTATTGCAAGGCGGAAGAGCTTTTTCAGGTGCGCGGTGAATTGGGCGATGACCCGACAGAACCCTATCATTCAAAGCCCTATTCGTATCCGGCTATCCGTGATGAAAGCCCGATTGCAGATCTGCGTGCGCGGCTGAAGAAGGCGGGGTTGCATCCGGCTTCCTTGCCATTGGGTGTTGATATTGAACGCTGGCTGGCGAAGGCCAAAACGCCGTGGGACGCGCATCCCAACAGCAATGATGGCAAGATGGATGCGGAAACTTGTCCGTTAGCATTTGCGCTCAAACATCCAAATGTCCGGCTTGAAACTTCGGCGCGGGTAACGAAGCTGGAAACCGGGCCCGATGGTAAAACCATCTTGGCAGTTCACTATGTGAAGAATGGCGAGGCGCTGGTCCTACGTCCAAAGCTCGTCATTCTTTCAGCGGGAGCGGTGCAGTCGGCTGCGCTTTTGCTGCGTTCGGGACTGGCGAACCGTTCCGATCAGGTCGGTCGCAATTTTATGAACCACAATTCGAGCGCGGTGATCGGATTTGATCCGCGCTATCGCAATGACAGCGTCTACCAGAAGACCTTTGGCTTCAATGATTACTATCTCAGCGATGGGGCAGGTGGGCCGCCGCTTGGCAATGTGCAATTGCTGGGGCGGGTGTCGGGTGCGATCCTGAAAGCCAATATGCGTCAGGTGCCGGAATGGATGCTGAACCGCATTGCCGGGCATACGATTGATTTTTATGCGATGAGCGAAGACCTACCATCGCCGGAAAGTCGCGTGAGCGTCGATGGCGATCGCATCATTTTGCATTGGGTGCGTTCTAACTGGAAGGCGCATCTGATGCTGGTTGATAAGCTTAAATCCGCGCTGCGTGCAGCAGGATTTCCGGTGGTGCTTTCGCGGGCGTTCGACAGGCGAACACCATCGCACCAATGCGGCACGGTGCGCATTGGCAATGATTGCGCGACAGCGCCGCTTGATCCCTATTGCCGTGCTTATGACCATCCCAATCTCTATGTGGTTGATGCATCGTTTCTGCCGACATCGGCGGCGGTTAATCCTGCGCTGACGATTGCGGCGCAGGCTCTGCGCGTTGCTGATCACATTCATGCGGAGGCACTGGCATGA
- a CDS encoding enoyl-CoA hydratase/isomerase family protein: MVQRIDISIEDHIAVMMIQRPEKLNAFDIELLQELSAACDQVEGDGSVRVAILTGEGKAFSAGGDIKAWGGMEPAEFGHAWVRYGHRVFERLATLRVPLIAAMNGHALGGGLELAGAADIRIVERQAKIGLPETSLGMIPGWSGTQRLVRRFGAQIVRRMVLGGEMFTADEALSHGLVDAVVETGAALQAAQDYATRVAKRGPAALEISKLMLSVANGEDNGTAVEALGSILVAKTGDLKEGVRSFTEKREANFEGKW, from the coding sequence ATGGTTCAACGGATAGACATCTCGATTGAGGACCACATCGCTGTCATGATGATCCAGCGGCCTGAAAAGCTCAACGCATTTGATATCGAGCTTTTGCAGGAATTGTCGGCTGCCTGTGATCAAGTGGAAGGCGATGGCTCGGTGCGGGTTGCGATCCTGACCGGTGAGGGCAAAGCCTTTTCCGCCGGCGGCGACATCAAGGCGTGGGGCGGCATGGAACCAGCAGAGTTCGGCCATGCATGGGTGCGCTATGGTCATCGTGTGTTCGAGCGGCTTGCGACTTTGCGGGTGCCGCTCATCGCAGCGATGAACGGTCATGCACTGGGCGGCGGTCTGGAACTGGCAGGTGCCGCTGATATCCGCATTGTCGAACGGCAGGCAAAAATCGGCCTGCCGGAAACCTCGCTTGGTATGATCCCCGGCTGGTCGGGTACGCAGCGTTTGGTGCGCCGTTTCGGTGCGCAGATCGTGCGCCGCATGGTGCTGGGCGGTGAAATGTTCACAGCCGATGAGGCGCTGTCGCACGGGCTGGTCGATGCTGTGGTGGAGACGGGTGCAGCTCTGCAGGCCGCGCAGGACTATGCGACGCGGGTGGCCAAGCGCGGACCCGCTGCGCTGGAAATTTCCAAACTGATGCTGTCGGTCGCCAATGGCGAGGATAATGGCACGGCAGTCGAGGCGCTGGGTTCCATTCTGGTCGCCAAGACCGGCGATCTGAAAGAAGGCGTGCGCTCGTTTACCGAAAAGCGCGAAGCAAATTTTGAAGGAAAATGGTGA